AAAGTACCTGGAGGCGCAGAAGAAGTTCGCTCCGAAAGAGCAAGAGACCGGGGTCTTCTTCGTAGCTGGATTTTTGTTTGCCGAACCGCTGGTGGAAGGGCTCAGGAGAGCAGGCAAGGATCTCAATCCCGACAGTTTCGTCAAGGCAATGGAGAGCATCCAGCACTGGAACGACTGGCTGGGATACGATTGCACCTTCGGCCCCAACGAGCGGCAGGGCATGAAAGCAGTGTACCTGAGCAAGTGCGGTCAAGGTGGCAAACCCGAGAAGATTTCCGACTGGCTCAAGTTCGATACGGCAAAATGAGACGATATATTTACGTTTTCAAAGCACTAAGATCTGGAGATATAGTCGCCAATTCGAGGGCAAGTCGGTTTAAGAAGAGCATACCAGAGAGTCGGGTGTGATCAAAGTCCCCCTTTCGTAAAGGGGGATTCAGGGGGATTTTCAATGTTTCGATCAAAATCCCCCCGGCCCTACAGGCGTTAACTTAGCGTGTTTTGGATCGTTTGTTCCGAAGGAATAGTTGATAATAGGCCGGTGATTCATCGCCGGTTAAGGAAAAACCTAATGATTTTCGAGTCCCGGAGGGACGGCTGATACATAAATTCCCGGCAATGAATTACCGGGCTATTTTCTTTCGTCCCCCTAGGGACTAAGAGATTGGAACAAAGTTGATGCCTATGGAGATTTAGAGGGATCTTCAACGTTTTCGATCAAAATCCCCCCAGCCCCCTTTACAAAAGGGGGTGAATCAGCACCTATGAGACCTGAGGAACCTGTATGTAAAAAGTGTTTCCCCCCAATCTGCTTGTTTGGTTGGAAACGATTATGCTGTGTTTCCCGCATACTCTGCAGGAAGGCCTTCTAAAATCGATACCTTGGAACATTGTGCAACATGTCTTTCTTGGCGATAAAAGATCTCGGGATATCATTCGGCGGGCTTACCGCTCTGAGTTCGGTTTCCATGAATGTGGAGAAAGGTCAGATATTCTCCATTATCGGTCCTAATGGAGCAGGTAAGACTACTATCTTCAACTGCATCAGCGGAATCTACCGCCCGAAGCGGGGAAGCATCCTCTTTCAAGGTCAGGAAATGGTGGGAAAGAAGCCCTATCAGGCTGCGAAGATGGGTATAGCCCGGACATTCCAGAACATAGAGCTTTTCAGTCACCTGAGCACGATGGACAATCTTCTCCTGGGCCGTCACATGCACATGAAATCCGGAATACTGGCAGGCTCCACGTTCCTGGGGAGAAACTTTCCCGCTGCACGCGAGGAATGCCTCCACAGAGAGCGAGTGGAAAGAATTATCGAGTTTCTCGAAATCGAATCGGCCAGAGACATGCCTGTATCCGCGCTTCCGTACGGCACAAGAAAACTCGTCGAACTTGGACGGGCCCTGGCAATGGAGCCTTCGCTTTTGCTTCTCGACGAACCCACCGCAGGGATGAATCAGGAAGAAAAACGAGATATGATGTTTTGGATCAGAGATATCCGAGACGACTTCGATGTAACCATCCTGATGGTGGAACACGATATGAATCTCGTTATGGAAGTGTCTGACGAGATTTTCGCACTTAACTTCGGAATAAAGCTGGTCCAGGGACCACCTCACGTGGTCAGGAACGACCCGGGAGTCCTGGAAGCATATCTCGGGCGTGATTGAGCCCGGCGATTGGATCCCTCAAACCTTTTCGGTAGGAATAAAGCAGAATCAAATGCTGGAAACCAGAAACATCGAAATATATTACGGTAAGATAATGGTTGTCCGCGGGCTCTCTATCAAGGTTCAGAAGGGAGAGATCCGTGCTATTCTCGGTGCGAACGGAGCAGGTAAATCCACCACACTGAAAACCATCATGGGATACCTGGACGATCAGCCCGAAAAGGGTACTATTTGGTTCAATGACAAACGTATCGACCGTCTCAAAACCGAACAGATAGTCCCGCTCGGAATCGCTTACGTACCGGAAGGCCGCGAGGTCTTTCCTGAACTGACGATTCGTGAAAACCTCATAATGGGGGCATACACAAGATCGGGTGATTGCAGTGCTGAAATAGACCGGGTGTTCAACTACTTCCCTGTGTTGAAAGACAGGCTGAAGCAGCAAGCAGGTACTCTTTCCGGCGGTGAGCAGCAGATGCTTGCCATCGGAAGAGCTCTGATGTCCAAACCGGCTCTCATGATTCTTGACGAGCCTTCTTTGGGCCTTTCCCCCCTACTGGTGACCGAGATTTTCGACATCATACGAACAATAAATCAGGAAGGCATGACGATCCTGCTGGTGGAACAGAATGCGCGAAAAGCTCTTTCGGTCGCTCACCATGCCTTCATCATGGAGACAGGTCGGATCGTGCTCGAAGGTCCCCCGGATAAGCTCATGAAGAATGAGGACGTTCAGGAGTTTTATCTGGGAATGCAACAGGAAGAGTCAATCAAAGGTTATCAGCGATATAAACGGAAGAAACGATGGCGCTAGGCTTGGAGCGTCGAATGAACGGTAACATGCATAAGACAGAGATGAATCAGGAACAACATACCATAATCTCGATGTTTTTGGACAGAGCTGAATCTAGCCCGCAGAAAGTCGCACTGAGGTACAAGTATCTCGGCATATGGAGGGATAT
The sequence above is a segment of the Desulfomonile tiedjei DSM 6799 genome. Coding sequences within it:
- a CDS encoding ABC transporter ATP-binding protein, coding for MLETRNIEIYYGKIMVVRGLSIKVQKGEIRAILGANGAGKSTTLKTIMGYLDDQPEKGTIWFNDKRIDRLKTEQIVPLGIAYVPEGREVFPELTIRENLIMGAYTRSGDCSAEIDRVFNYFPVLKDRLKQQAGTLSGGEQQMLAIGRALMSKPALMILDEPSLGLSPLLVTEIFDIIRTINQEGMTILLVEQNARKALSVAHHAFIMETGRIVLEGPPDKLMKNEDVQEFYLGMQQEESIKGYQRYKRKKRWR
- a CDS encoding ABC transporter ATP-binding protein; translation: MSFLAIKDLGISFGGLTALSSVSMNVEKGQIFSIIGPNGAGKTTIFNCISGIYRPKRGSILFQGQEMVGKKPYQAAKMGIARTFQNIELFSHLSTMDNLLLGRHMHMKSGILAGSTFLGRNFPAAREECLHRERVERIIEFLEIESARDMPVSALPYGTRKLVELGRALAMEPSLLLLDEPTAGMNQEEKRDMMFWIRDIRDDFDVTILMVEHDMNLVMEVSDEIFALNFGIKLVQGPPHVVRNDPGVLEAYLGRD